The window TTGTAGCGGAATGGGATAGCTGCCTTGGGTGGCGGCAACGGCAGCAGCAATATCCACATTTGGCGCTAGTAGGCGGTTACGTAATACTTTTGCAACTTCGAGCGCCTCATCGCGCTGGGCTTGTGATAGTCGGCTATAATCATCCATATAAGGCACGCGCACATGAATGGTTTGATACTCGCTTTGGTTCAAGCGCTTGGCTTCAGGCGAGGCCAGAAAGGCATCAATATCTTGTTCGCTAATGCGCACAAGATTGGTAATTTGACGTTGTTGCAAAGATTGAATAGCAGAGTCTTCGATCAATTTTGAGCGTAAAGAAGCATAGCTACCGGCTTGGCTCGCATCTAAGCGCTGTTGTAGGGCAGCAAGACTATTAAGCCCTTCAGACTGAGCGATTTGGGTAAGGCGCTGATTGATAGCGGCTTCGTCAGGTTTCAGTCCGACACGGTTAACCAGTGACAGCTGTATCTCACGTAAAATTAGCGCATTCAGTACTTCAGACTGTAGCTGAGCTGAATTAGCAATCGGCTCACCTGCAGCCTGCGCCCGTGCTTGAGTTTGATTGACAGCATCAATCAGATCGCTTTTAAGAATGGCGTTATCATTGACTAGTGCGATGATACCATCAGTGCTATTAGCAGGCGTTAAACGGGCGCTGCTATTTTGGCTCACAGCCTTGGCGTCCGCTTGTACAGTTGCAGGTTTAACCGTTGCCGCTTGGGCGTTGAGGCTAAGCACAAGGCCTGCGCTCATACCCATAGAAAACAGTACAGCGCGGCCAGTCTGACGTAAAGAAAAAAATCTCATGATGCTCCTCATCAATGTCATCGCATCGGATAGTAGTTGGTCAACGGGATTCATTATAAGCTAA of the Psychrobacter sp. LV10R520-6 genome contains:
- a CDS encoding peptidylprolyl isomerase translates to MRFFSLRQTGRAVLFSMGMSAGLVLSLNAQAATVKPATVQADAKAVSQNSSARLTPANSTDGIIALVNDNAILKSDLIDAVNQTQARAQAAGEPIANSAQLQSEVLNALILREIQLSLVNRVGLKPDEAAINQRLTQIAQSEGLNSLAALQQRLDASQAGSYASLRSKLIEDSAIQSLQQRQITNLVRISEQDIDAFLASPEAKRLNQSEYQTIHVRVPYMDDYSRLSQAQRDEALEVAKVLRNRLLAPNVDIAAAVAATQGSYPIPLQGGDMGFHKAAALPTELSSEITKLDVGAVSEPLVTPEGIDIIKLANKKASDTMIIPQWHTRHILVKVDELQTNALAEQKANDLYDQLRKGADFSGLAATYSDDPGSAGRGGDLDWVSEGDMIGPFEAVMKNTAVGDYSAPFKTQFGWHILKLEGKRQHDVSDQYRRNMARQALYQRLAPQAKEDWLQELRASAYIQVLE